A stretch of DNA from Streptobacillus canis:
ACAATTAATAACATCGAAATTATCATGGTGTATTTTGCAATAGTTACATAACTACCTTCTACCCCTGTAAATTTAGCAAATACGAAGTATCCTGTAGATATTAATGTTACTATCCAAAATCCAACATCACATAATGCATCATAATATCTTTTATCTCTTATTAATAAATATGCTTTAACTCCTAAAGCAATAAATATATGTATAATACCTAAAATTATTGATAATATCATTACTGGTTGATAATCACTTGTAGGTGAATAAATATGTAATGGATTACTAAATTCATATCCAAATAATGAACCATATAATAATCCCCAGAACATAGTTGATATTCCTAACATTAGTAAGAATTTAGCTACTGACTTTCCAGTTTTATCTAATTTAAATATTAATAATGCTATTCCTGATAACACACTCATTACTATACCATATCCTAAATCTGCTATCATCATTCCAAAGAATAACCAAAAGAATGGAGCAACAAGTATTGTTGGATCTATTTCAGTATATTTTGGTAACGAATATGTTGCAGTTAGAGTTTCAAACGGCTCTAAAACTTCGTTATTTGCAAGTTTTATTGGTATGTCTCTTGAAGTTTCATCAAATTCTTCATACTCTAAGTAATAATCTTTATTACATACTTTTTCTATTCTTTCTTCAAATTCTTTTTTTCTTTCTGAAGGGATATATCCACTTATAGCACTAAGCTTTTCAGTTGATTTGAACATTTCCTTCACATTTTCTTTTAGGAGAATATTTTTATAATACTCATAAGCTATCTCTATTTTCTCTAAATGTATTCCATTTTCACTTAATTTTTTATCAAGTTCTTCTAATTCAATTTTATTTTTATTAAGCTTATCCATTTTTTCTTTTTTTATTTCTATTGGAAGTTTTTTAATATCTATATTTAACTTATTAAAGTTATATAATCTCAGCTTATCTGACATATTTGCATCTTTATCAGAAAAGATAATAAAATTAACTTCTTTTTTCCCATAATCAATTATTTCTAATTCTGATAAACTTAAATCCTCTAATTTAAATTTTTCAAAATTCTTAACTGACATACTCCCTATATTAACATCTACATTTTTTAGTCTACTTAAATCACTTTCAGTAACATCCAGATTAGACCATTTTTCATATTCTCTTATTTCATTTACTAAGTTTTCATTAGCTTTAATCTTACTTTCCTTTTGATGGAAAATATGATTAATTTCCTCAATTATACTATCTATATCAATCTTGTTGATATATCCTTCAAGTTCTTGGTAACTAAATTCTTTTTTACCTTCTCTTAAAGATTGAATTAAAGGTTTTTTTTCAGAATATCTTCTAATTTTCTTGATTATAGACTCTAGTTTATATATCTTATCTTCTAGCTCTTCTTTACCTTCAGATTTAAGATTATCTAATTCTAAATCTAATTCTCTAAAGTCTACTTCCACAAATTCTTGTAGTTGTTTCAATAAGGCGTTTAGTTCATTTTTAAAGCTTATTAAATTAAACTTTTCAACCTTTACTATTGCCATATTTTATCCTTTCATTACTATATTTTTTACTTCTTCTAAAACTAAATCTATTTTATCATGAAAGTTATTTGATAATTTTTCAGATTTATCTTTCATTTCCGTAATCTTATACTCTAATGAATTTCTTAATTCGTCTTTTTCTTTATTTAATTTTTCTACAAGTTCAACTTTATACTCTTTAATATTTTGAGTAAAACTTTCTTCTAAATTTAACTTTAAATTCTCAATATTTGAATGTAACTCTTTTTGAGATGATTCAAAACTATCTTTTGCTAATTTTTCAATTTCTTCTAACTTTTCTAAAATCTCTTTTGCCATTTTCCCTCCTTTAAAATAGTACTATATAATCACCATAACCATATTCTTCAAGTTTTTCCTTAGGAACAAATCTTAGAATTGCTCCATTAATACAATAACGTAGTGATCCTTTATCTCTTGGTCCATCTGTGAATACATGACCAAGATGTGCTAAATCTTTTGCACTTTTAACTTCT
This window harbors:
- a CDS encoding V-type ATP synthase subunit I; the protein is MAIVKVEKFNLISFKNELNALLKQLQEFVEVDFRELDLELDNLKSEGKEELEDKIYKLESIIKKIRRYSEKKPLIQSLREGKKEFSYQELEGYINKIDIDSIIEEINHIFHQKESKIKANENLVNEIREYEKWSNLDVTESDLSRLKNVDVNIGSMSVKNFEKFKLEDLSLSELEIIDYGKKEVNFIIFSDKDANMSDKLRLYNFNKLNIDIKKLPIEIKKEKMDKLNKNKIELEELDKKLSENGIHLEKIEIAYEYYKNILLKENVKEMFKSTEKLSAISGYIPSERKKEFEERIEKVCNKDYYLEYEEFDETSRDIPIKLANNEVLEPFETLTATYSLPKYTEIDPTILVAPFFWLFFGMMIADLGYGIVMSVLSGIALLIFKLDKTGKSVAKFLLMLGISTMFWGLLYGSLFGYEFSNPLHIYSPTSDYQPVMILSIILGIIHIFIALGVKAYLLIRDKRYYDALCDVGFWIVTLISTGYFVFAKFTGVEGSYVTIAKYTMIISMLLIVATGGREVKNVGGRIGLGVYALYGISGYMGDLISYVRLMALGLSGGYIAYAVNMIASMMGNKWYMLIFVGLILVIGHAFNLFLSMLGAYVHTSRLIYVEFFSKFYEGGGKPFKDFKIKEKYINIRNN
- a CDS encoding YtxH domain-containing protein, with translation MAKEILEKLEEIEKLAKDSFESSQKELHSNIENLKLNLEESFTQNIKEYKVELVEKLNKEKDELRNSLEYKITEMKDKSEKLSNNFHDKIDLVLEEVKNIVMKG